In Thiospirochaeta perfilievii, a single window of DNA contains:
- a CDS encoding RHS repeat-associated core domain-containing protein, whose protein sequence is MKKFLILMLSLIVSVNIFSDPIKTTSITVHYPETVAATCSEKGCPGETNCGHCVKTPHINYDKNGNPNGGYYTFSCPGHPCTIAHTKIEGRKKTIEVSVDLNLPGAQQKIDGFEVYVKELNEELQKSPNNISVIPGSSATTEAKLNNALKSIFNKVPDVKFKDSTTIATEKGNKLEEENNITKQVLSGDPVRTGTGEFFTKSTDFTLQTGNLTFNISRSYASQREAETEKFGSLWSTNLETHTLWGTRPKAQEVYDEKKDFYTKLYEDYDSAIVSYNNFVTYGTESHISLADARGKYEALISNLNSIESILENKKKEYSYSEITSYLDEQKKIVNNEKTTLVQPYLDDLNDIESYYKNTIYPNITSFKSYIDTNIKPLVDDAEKLLNLTDDRNILNKYFNDQFSLSNVGENYIVYFDESNSPHQFYITANPDYETSKKIPGTNIPDYYPNGSLTTYKDSSLSLEILPEGFTKLSENNGTIKTFNSNGLLVRQEDQNGNYFEYKYSGEKLTTVIDNFKREVKIDYLDNKISLIVLPDETTISYAYTGDLLSGIIDQDKDSTSYEYDGKLLKKITKADDSFRTYNYELLNGKPRVTWTMDEEGRKEFFYYDFNSDNSISCCTYINVEGIKEKQFFNKFLKIEKVEYYLDEKVETVKKIIYDASGNEIETTLSNSDGNILENIIKTYDNKNMVTSVHRNKINIENLSYTKSGKIETYSYVTQKGWATINYFYDSFQNLKRVSYPDTTEEKYSYNSKGQLTQFKNRTGHDIDFDYDDFGNINKKNEKISMYSPDKGDYVSSIVTNIINDKLGRPLETKIYQDGILQYHYKYKYTKKGYIKEHKSLDGQNQLVINSKEYNNRKKVYKDVNWYGNENVYEYDYTNKLLNVTNKLGEVVSLGYDLLGRMDHKTITDSDKNIVENWCYAYDGKSRVIKEEESISGYIREFTFYEYGKIKTQKTHLNSDVTDFEIIEYFYDTYLNIDKVVLNKEEVTDYEIDPASGLVLNITTPGGRVIDYIYDEFNRVKEKKGFGGDYTYTYDPYGRIKSIENMGVIKNFAYNGRGDLIKDWIGNQGDNARKYGYDGAGKTVAIQDNLGSWKQIEYDKLGRVIREINPDKTEKTQTWEVLDTGGYKTSLLDEDKYVWTKYYDILGRLTVQLDPNQIDSDLINPNNIDPTQKGITYKYDPLGRTINYKDQLNSTWKYEYSPLGLTKEIDPLMRETKYQMGPSGKIKNISKPGDDLMEYNYSYYKDINQTLFKVESFSNGKLLHTTFYDLDKMISKEETPLLVTHEYVYNEKGQLTREINSRSNSQEYIYTNDRLSEKNDFNKDNFKYQYDDYGNIIDISINNVKKLHYEYDNNGQLKEATNFDSNQTNNFTYNNRGLLESAKSSYGLDTWYTYTDRGLLKTENRTSTNSLINYKYNPLGLLEEIRGDNLYGLFKYDKRGMLIEKDLGDGFANRKSYNEIGQITQESFIYGKQVYSSTGYVYNDKDQINFKISEKGELTSYKYDDRNRLSEVYYPLNGRFVTPFLEEKNEVGLGNPNNNGANGIVQPEYLNISTEERNNIQNTFDNQDLQQSTFFNFNQNFWKERYRYNSDGQITEKADAWGTINYSYENGLMSKRGENILSYDKNGNLLSEKGSTIDFEYNYDSKNRLIKAFTSQSGKNTEIDYAYDALGRRFSRNEIVSNNGTQERSSLQNYNYIGKSFNLESRNYTQKSGLQDLQNYYYGSGELLAFSELSEIHYTFSDYQGSMIGYTTGNGLQNNYIYDAFGSPVLGDFDQENILGYNGKMYDNVTKQSNYGYRDYQPTVGMFTTVDPIKDGYNWYAYCGNDPINRIDPNGLDWIKIINRDPTTDNTIATEGGDVGHTQTETFDEDMNSMGVQGFNSNKNPLIKTGKSVEGGYDSDSMKTGGLITSTLIEVSPQERAEYEKVWEKRKKSSEKLTYNLLGSAAMDDSLMCTEAVLTALNESGVLSSEESSILNAPYQDWENVLPKSYPAPFNPTVDFIKTFSVTNPNPNEMAERIKQLESNKNTSSSDCE, encoded by the coding sequence ATGAAGAAGTTTTTAATTTTAATGTTATCACTTATTGTAAGTGTTAACATTTTTTCTGATCCAATAAAGACCACAAGTATAACAGTACATTATCCCGAAACTGTAGCTGCAACCTGTAGTGAGAAAGGGTGTCCTGGTGAAACCAATTGTGGTCATTGTGTAAAAACTCCGCATATAAATTATGATAAAAATGGAAATCCTAATGGAGGATACTATACTTTCTCTTGCCCTGGACATCCTTGTACTATTGCTCATACGAAAATTGAGGGTAGAAAAAAAACTATTGAAGTCAGTGTTGATTTAAATCTTCCCGGAGCTCAACAAAAGATTGATGGTTTTGAAGTATATGTAAAAGAACTCAACGAAGAACTGCAAAAATCACCAAATAATATTTCAGTTATCCCAGGTTCTTCAGCAACGACTGAAGCTAAATTAAATAATGCTTTGAAAAGTATTTTTAATAAGGTTCCAGATGTAAAGTTCAAAGATAGTACAACAATTGCAACTGAAAAAGGAAACAAGTTAGAAGAAGAAAATAATATTACAAAACAAGTTTTATCAGGAGACCCAGTAAGAACAGGGACTGGGGAATTCTTTACGAAATCTACTGATTTTACTCTTCAAACAGGAAATTTAACATTTAATATATCTAGGTCATACGCTTCACAAAGAGAGGCTGAAACAGAGAAGTTTGGTTCATTATGGTCAACTAATCTTGAAACGCATACATTGTGGGGAACCAGGCCTAAAGCTCAAGAGGTTTATGATGAAAAAAAAGATTTTTATACAAAATTATATGAAGATTACGATTCTGCTATAGTTTCCTACAATAACTTTGTTACATATGGTACAGAGAGCCATATTAGCTTAGCAGATGCTAGAGGTAAATATGAAGCGTTAATATCAAACTTAAATTCAATAGAATCAATCCTAGAGAATAAAAAAAAGGAATATTCATATTCTGAAATAACATCATACCTAGATGAACAAAAAAAAATCGTAAACAACGAAAAAACAACTTTAGTTCAACCTTATCTTGACGATTTGAATGATATAGAAAGTTATTATAAAAATACGATATATCCCAATATAACATCATTTAAAAGTTATATAGATACAAATATTAAACCTTTGGTTGATGATGCGGAAAAACTCCTTAATCTTACAGATGATAGAAATATATTAAATAAATATTTTAATGATCAATTCAGTTTATCCAATGTTGGAGAAAATTATATAGTATATTTTGATGAATCGAATTCTCCTCATCAATTTTATATTACAGCAAATCCTGATTATGAAACATCCAAAAAAATACCAGGTACAAATATTCCAGACTACTATCCTAATGGTTCATTGACCACATATAAAGACAGTAGCCTTTCTTTAGAAATACTACCAGAAGGTTTTACTAAACTATCTGAGAATAATGGTACAATTAAAACTTTCAATTCAAACGGGTTATTAGTTAGACAAGAAGATCAAAATGGTAACTATTTTGAATACAAATATTCAGGGGAAAAACTAACAACCGTTATAGATAATTTTAAAAGAGAAGTTAAAATAGATTATTTGGACAATAAAATTTCTTTAATTGTGTTACCTGATGAAACAACAATTAGTTATGCATATACTGGAGATCTTTTATCCGGAATTATCGATCAAGATAAAGATTCTACAAGCTATGAATATGATGGGAAATTACTAAAAAAGATAACTAAAGCTGACGATAGTTTTCGAACTTATAATTATGAATTACTAAATGGGAAACCAAGGGTGACCTGGACTATGGATGAAGAAGGTAGAAAAGAATTTTTCTATTACGATTTTAATAGTGACAATTCAATATCTTGTTGTACTTACATTAATGTAGAAGGAATAAAAGAAAAACAATTTTTTAACAAATTTCTTAAGATTGAAAAAGTTGAATATTACCTAGATGAAAAAGTAGAAACTGTTAAAAAAATTATTTATGACGCAAGTGGTAATGAAATAGAAACGACGTTGTCTAATTCTGATGGAAATATTTTAGAAAATATTATAAAAACTTATGACAATAAAAATATGGTTACATCAGTTCACAGAAATAAAATCAATATAGAGAATCTCTCATATACCAAGTCAGGAAAAATTGAAACATATTCCTATGTAACACAAAAAGGCTGGGCAACGATAAACTATTTTTATGATAGTTTTCAAAATTTAAAAAGAGTCTCTTATCCTGATACAACCGAAGAGAAATATTCATATAATAGTAAAGGACAACTAACTCAATTTAAAAATCGAACTGGTCATGACATCGATTTTGACTACGATGATTTTGGTAATATAAACAAAAAAAATGAAAAAATTTCAATGTACTCACCTGATAAAGGTGACTATGTAAGTTCGATTGTCACTAATATCATAAATGATAAATTAGGACGACCATTAGAAACAAAAATATATCAGGATGGGATTTTACAATATCATTACAAATACAAATACACTAAAAAAGGATATATAAAGGAGCATAAATCTCTAGATGGTCAAAATCAGTTAGTAATTAACAGTAAAGAGTATAACAATCGGAAGAAGGTGTACAAAGATGTAAATTGGTATGGCAATGAGAACGTCTACGAATATGATTATACCAATAAATTGTTAAATGTCACAAATAAACTTGGAGAAGTAGTTTCCTTAGGTTATGACTTATTGGGACGAATGGATCATAAGACCATTACTGATTCCGATAAAAATATTGTTGAAAATTGGTGTTATGCTTATGATGGCAAATCAAGGGTTATTAAAGAGGAAGAAAGTATATCTGGATATATTAGAGAGTTTACATTCTATGAATATGGAAAGATTAAAACCCAGAAAACACATCTAAATTCCGATGTAACAGATTTTGAAATTATTGAATACTTTTATGATACATATTTAAATATTGATAAAGTGGTCCTGAATAAAGAGGAAGTTACAGATTATGAAATCGATCCCGCTAGTGGTCTTGTATTAAATATAACAACCCCAGGTGGTCGAGTTATTGATTATATATACGATGAATTTAATAGAGTAAAAGAGAAAAAAGGTTTTGGAGGAGATTATACATATACTTATGATCCATATGGGAGAATAAAATCGATTGAAAACATGGGTGTTATTAAAAATTTTGCTTATAATGGTCGTGGTGATTTGATCAAAGACTGGATTGGAAATCAAGGTGATAACGCTAGAAAATATGGATATGATGGAGCAGGAAAAACAGTAGCAATTCAAGATAATCTAGGTTCCTGGAAACAAATTGAATATGATAAATTAGGAAGGGTAATACGAGAGATCAATCCAGATAAAACAGAAAAAACTCAAACCTGGGAAGTTTTGGATACTGGTGGATATAAAACTTCACTATTAGATGAAGATAAATATGTATGGACTAAATACTACGATATACTAGGTAGGCTTACTGTTCAATTAGATCCTAATCAGATTGATTCAGATCTGATTAATCCTAACAACATCGATCCTACACAAAAAGGCATAACATATAAGTACGATCCTTTAGGTAGAACAATAAATTATAAAGACCAACTAAATAGTACGTGGAAATATGAATACTCTCCTTTAGGTTTAACCAAGGAGATTGATCCATTAATGAGAGAAACAAAATATCAGATGGGGCCAAGTGGAAAGATTAAAAATATCTCTAAACCTGGGGATGATCTGATGGAATATAATTATAGTTATTATAAGGATATAAATCAGACTCTTTTTAAGGTTGAATCATTCAGTAACGGAAAACTGTTACATACAACATTCTATGATCTAGATAAGATGATTAGTAAAGAAGAAACCCCTCTTCTTGTAACACATGAGTATGTATACAATGAAAAAGGTCAACTAACAAGGGAGATCAATAGCAGAAGTAATAGTCAAGAATATATATATACAAATGATAGACTATCAGAAAAAAATGATTTTAATAAGGATAACTTTAAATATCAATACGATGATTATGGCAATATTATTGATATTAGCATTAACAATGTAAAAAAACTCCACTATGAATATGATAATAATGGACAACTTAAAGAAGCAACCAATTTTGATAGTAATCAAACAAATAATTTTACATACAACAACAGAGGATTATTGGAAAGTGCCAAATCTTCTTACGGTTTAGATACTTGGTATACATATACAGATAGAGGGTTACTTAAAACAGAAAATAGGACTTCAACAAATTCTCTTATAAATTACAAGTACAATCCTTTAGGTTTACTAGAAGAGATCAGGGGAGATAACCTTTATGGACTCTTCAAATACGACAAAAGAGGAATGTTAATTGAAAAAGATTTAGGGGATGGGTTCGCAAATAGAAAATCTTATAATGAGATCGGGCAAATAACTCAAGAATCTTTTATTTATGGTAAACAGGTTTACAGTAGCACAGGATATGTTTATAATGATAAGGATCAAATTAATTTTAAAATTAGCGAAAAAGGTGAGTTAACATCATACAAATATGATGATCGAAATAGACTGAGTGAAGTATATTATCCCTTAAATGGTAGATTTGTAACGCCATTTCTAGAAGAGAAGAATGAAGTAGGCCTTGGAAATCCAAACAATAATGGAGCCAATGGAATAGTTCAACCTGAATATTTAAATATATCAACAGAGGAAAGAAATAACATTCAAAATACTTTTGATAATCAGGATTTGCAACAAAGTACATTTTTTAATTTCAATCAAAATTTCTGGAAAGAAAGATACAGATACAATTCAGATGGCCAAATAACAGAAAAGGCAGATGCCTGGGGAACTATAAATTACTCCTATGAAAATGGACTTATGAGTAAGAGAGGTGAAAATATATTAAGCTATGATAAAAATGGAAACTTATTGAGTGAAAAAGGATCAACAATAGACTTTGAATACAATTATGATTCTAAAAATAGGTTAATTAAAGCTTTTACTTCTCAATCAGGAAAAAATACAGAAATTGACTATGCTTATGACGCTTTGGGTCGAAGATTTAGTAGAAATGAGATTGTCTCTAACAATGGAACTCAAGAGAGGAGTAGTTTACAAAACTATAATTATATTGGTAAAAGCTTTAATTTGGAAAGTAGAAATTATACACAAAAAAGTGGCCTTCAAGACTTACAGAATTACTATTATGGGTCAGGAGAGTTACTAGCATTTTCTGAACTGAGTGAGATTCATTACACATTTAGTGATTATCAGGGATCAATGATAGGGTACACCACAGGTAATGGTTTACAAAACAATTATATCTATGATGCTTTTGGATCTCCAGTTTTGGGAGATTTTGACCAGGAGAATATTTTGGGATATAATGGTAAAATGTATGACAATGTTACAAAACAGAGTAATTATGGATACAGGGATTATCAACCAACAGTAGGTATGTTTACTACAGTTGATCCAATAAAAGATGGCTACAACTGGTATGCATACTGTGGGAATGATCCGATTAACCGAATTGATCCAAATGGATTAGATTGGATCAAAATAATAAATAGAGATCCTACAACGGATAATACTATTGCCACAGAAGGTGGGGATGTTGGTCACACACAAACCGAAACATTTGATGAAGATATGAATTCTATGGGTGTACAGGGGTTTAATAGTAATAAAAACCCATTAATTAAGACAGGAAAATCAGTTGAGGGTGGATATGATAGTGATTCCATGAAAACTGGAGGGCTTATTACATCGACATTAATAGAAGTTTCCCCTCAAGAAAGAGCAGAATATGAGAAAGTATGGGAAAAGAGAAAAAAGTCGTCTGAAAAATTAACGTATAATTTATTAGGTTCTGCTGCTATGGATGACAGTTTGATGTGTACAGAAGCAGTATTAACTGCTCTAAATGAAAGTGGCGTTCTCAGTTCAGAAGAAAGTTCTATTCTAAATGCACCTTATCAAGATTGGGAAAATGTTTTGCCAAAATCTTATCCAGCACCATTTAATCCAACAGTTGATTTTATTAAAACTTTTAGCGTAACAAATCCAAATCCAAATGAAATGGCAGAACGTATTAAACAACTGGAATCTAACAAAAATACATCAAGTAGTGATTGCGAATGA
- the trpS gene encoding tryptophan--tRNA ligase yields MSDIFLKARIMEIQVEKKVLLTGIKPTGIPHLGNYFGAIKPALTMVSDDSYDARLFIADYHSINTIRDPKILKQYVYEVAATWLSCGLDPEKVLLYRQSSVPETLELNTILNAFTAKGLMNRAHAYKAAVDKNREKDKPEDHGINMGLYTYPILMAADILLFDANVVPVGKDQVQHVEMACDIAQAINHNYKSELLTIPSYVIDENTKTIVGMDGRKMSKSYGNAIELFLPEKKLKKTINKIVTNSQEIEEVKDPETCNVFALYKLFATKEQQDKLAKTYRAGGMGWGHAKGELFEVVNAELKPIRDKYYDLMDNKDYIDEVLKKGEAKAREIAAQKILKLRKAIGID; encoded by the coding sequence ATGAGTGATATCTTTTTAAAAGCAAGAATTATGGAGATACAGGTGGAAAAGAAAGTATTATTAACAGGTATTAAACCTACGGGGATTCCCCATTTAGGAAATTATTTTGGAGCAATTAAACCAGCATTAACAATGGTATCCGATGATAGCTATGATGCACGTCTATTTATTGCAGACTATCACTCTATCAATACTATTAGGGACCCAAAAATATTAAAACAGTACGTTTACGAAGTAGCCGCCACCTGGCTCTCCTGCGGATTGGACCCAGAAAAAGTTCTTTTATATAGACAATCTTCTGTACCAGAAACCCTAGAACTAAATACAATATTAAATGCTTTTACTGCAAAAGGACTAATGAATAGAGCCCATGCTTATAAAGCTGCAGTGGATAAAAATAGGGAGAAGGATAAGCCAGAGGATCACGGAATTAATATGGGTTTATATACTTATCCTATTTTAATGGCTGCGGACATACTGCTATTTGATGCTAATGTAGTTCCAGTTGGTAAGGATCAGGTTCAGCATGTTGAGATGGCATGTGATATAGCCCAGGCTATAAATCATAACTATAAAAGTGAGCTTTTAACTATTCCAAGCTATGTTATAGATGAAAATACTAAAACTATTGTTGGTATGGATGGCCGTAAAATGAGTAAGAGTTACGGAAATGCAATAGAGTTATTCCTCCCAGAGAAGAAGCTTAAAAAAACTATCAACAAAATTGTTACAAACTCCCAGGAGATTGAAGAGGTTAAGGACCCTGAAACTTGTAACGTATTTGCACTATATAAACTCTTTGCTACAAAAGAGCAACAGGATAAATTAGCAAAAACATACCGGGCAGGTGGTATGGGTTGGGGTCATGCTAAGGGTGAGCTTTTTGAAGTTGTAAATGCTGAACTTAAACCAATTAGGGATAAGTATTATGACTTAATGGATAATAAGGATTATATTGATGAGGTTCTTAAAAAAGGTGAGGCTAAGGCTAGAGAGATAGCAGCACAGAAGATTCTTAAGTTAAGAAAGGCGATTGGTATAGACTAG
- a CDS encoding indolepyruvate ferredoxin oxidoreductase subunit alpha: protein MAYKVNPDDCINCGACEGECPVECISEVDGHRFVNADECIDCGACAGVCPSDCINPE from the coding sequence ATGGCTTATAAAGTAAATCCAGATGATTGTATTAACTGTGGTGCTTGCGAAGGTGAGTGTCCAGTAGAGTGTATTTCTGAAGTTGATGGTCACAGATTCGTTAACGCGGACGAGTGTATTGACTGTGGTGCATGTGCAGGCGTTTGTCCTAGCGATTGTATCAATCCAGAATAA
- a CDS encoding indolepyruvate ferredoxin oxidoreductase subunit alpha, producing the protein MAYKVNTAECINCGACDSECPVECISEKDNARFIDADACIDCGACADACPTECIVQA; encoded by the coding sequence ATGGCTTATAAAGTAAATACTGCAGAATGCATAAACTGTGGAGCTTGTGACAGTGAATGTCCAGTAGAGTGTATTTCAGAAAAAGACAACGCTAGATTTATAGATGCAGATGCATGTATCGATTGTGGCGCTTGTGCTGATGCATGCCCTACTGAATGTATCGTTCAGGCTTAA
- a CDS encoding amino acid--tRNA ligase-related protein, giving the protein MYKGFFNTKGYLEVETPLLSSTLIPESNLSIFETEHTHPFKSNKKAYLVPSPEVWLKRFLSKNPINIFEISKCFRNSEQSGRQHNPEFTMVEFYSMDFTHLDTLNLTKELLNYINSNYPDSKLPNKHLEMSMDEAFIKFAGFSLENNISKEQLKIRATELGIFTEESDDWESTFNRIFIDIVEPNLPKDVNLFLTNFPSNIQTLAKQIQDTPWAQRWELYINGIECGNCYTEESNPKLIKNYFLNEGEVKHSVDMDYYKIFETFPECSGGAIGIDRLIMGILGIEEIQGVILFPHHDNI; this is encoded by the coding sequence ATTTATAAGGGATTTTTTAATACAAAGGGGTATTTAGAAGTTGAAACCCCTCTCCTAAGTAGTACACTAATACCAGAGAGTAATCTAAGTATATTTGAAACAGAACATACCCATCCTTTTAAATCAAATAAAAAGGCCTATTTAGTTCCATCCCCAGAGGTTTGGCTTAAAAGGTTTTTATCTAAAAACCCAATAAATATATTTGAAATATCAAAGTGCTTTAGAAATTCAGAGCAGTCTGGACGACAACACAATCCAGAGTTCACAATGGTTGAATTCTACTCAATGGACTTTACTCACCTAGATACACTCAACTTAACAAAAGAACTACTAAACTATATAAACAGTAACTACCCAGACTCAAAACTCCCTAATAAACATTTAGAAATGAGTATGGATGAAGCATTTATTAAGTTTGCTGGTTTTAGCCTTGAAAATAACATATCAAAAGAACAGCTTAAAATAAGAGCTACAGAACTTGGGATTTTCACAGAAGAGAGTGATGACTGGGAGAGTACATTTAATAGAATATTTATAGATATAGTAGAACCGAACCTACCTAAAGATGTAAATTTATTTTTAACCAATTTCCCATCTAATATACAAACCCTGGCAAAACAGATACAAGATACACCTTGGGCACAACGTTGGGAACTATATATTAACGGTATTGAGTGTGGAAACTGCTACACAGAGGAGAGTAACCCTAAACTTATTAAAAATTACTTTTTAAATGAAGGGGAAGTTAAACACAGTGTAGATATGGATTATTATAAAATTTTTGAAACATTCCCAGAGTGTTCAGGTGGAGCAATAGGAATTGATAGATTAATCATGGGAATCCTAGGAATTGAAGAAATACAGGGGGTGATTTTATTTCCCCACCATGATAATATCTAA
- the efp gene encoding elongation factor P has product MGQIKAGAIEKGMFILEKNTPYLVTEREFVNPGKGSSFVRLKLKDQRSGAALKITHKSQDNIDEIDVEEQNCQYLYTDGENYVFMNNETYDQFEVPSTGLEDEKWFLIEGDSYRVVRWEEETLGVKIPPKMDMEVTEAEEGVKGDTVQGASKYVKVGTGLTVKVPIFIKQGEIIRINTDTKEYQERINK; this is encoded by the coding sequence ATGGGTCAAATAAAAGCTGGAGCAATAGAAAAAGGGATGTTTATCCTTGAAAAAAATACTCCATATTTAGTTACAGAGAGAGAGTTTGTAAATCCTGGAAAAGGGTCATCCTTTGTACGTTTAAAATTAAAAGATCAACGAAGTGGAGCAGCACTTAAAATAACACATAAATCACAGGATAATATTGATGAAATTGATGTAGAAGAACAAAACTGCCAATATCTATACACTGATGGTGAAAATTACGTCTTTATGAATAATGAAACATATGATCAGTTTGAGGTACCATCAACCGGACTTGAGGATGAAAAGTGGTTCTTAATTGAAGGTGACTCCTACAGAGTAGTAAGATGGGAAGAAGAGACACTTGGTGTTAAAATTCCACCTAAAATGGATATGGAAGTTACCGAAGCTGAAGAAGGCGTTAAAGGTGATACAGTTCAGGGAGCATCTAAATATGTAAAAGTAGGAACAGGACTAACAGTAAAGGTTCCAATTTTTATTAAACAGGGTGAGATAATTAGAATAAATACAGATACAAAAGAGTATCAGGAAAGAATTAATAAATAA
- a CDS encoding methyltransferase has translation MKHNDYINKKVELNYNKSKLNFNLSQALFSSFSIDAGTSMLLKTVVKETDEESISSIYDIGCGVGVIGIALQKSFPNIKEAVLQDRDSLAVEFSKNNGELNGLSSIEYSTDLALLGVENRKFDLILSNIPAKAGEKVLINFLSRSGSFLNENGKCCVVIVASLANFAESTLKNAGCEILFKEYNKQYTVLHYRGYSNEYSEDFSSYIRNTETFDFDDHQYKMDTVYNVPDFDSLSFQTTLSMAMLSSYRIKGKALFVNPGQGHIPVYLSIKHGNDIGKIVVAGRDVLKNKITTHNLEKNRNKIDTESINIPYIDSLLEIEEESSFDFLGVEIEPVPGANWYSMIKETAKSVLKSGGLLFITGKSSPMHQLLKETKGFSPVEDKKFRGFRAVLLKKN, from the coding sequence ATGAAACATAACGATTACATCAACAAAAAAGTAGAGTTAAACTACAATAAGAGTAAATTGAACTTCAATTTATCACAGGCACTATTTAGCAGTTTTAGTATTGATGCTGGAACAAGTATGTTACTTAAAACAGTTGTAAAAGAGACTGATGAGGAGAGTATTTCATCTATCTATGATATTGGTTGTGGTGTTGGTGTAATCGGAATCGCTTTACAAAAAAGCTTTCCAAACATTAAAGAAGCCGTATTACAGGATAGGGATAGCCTAGCCGTAGAGTTTTCTAAAAATAATGGGGAATTAAACGGCTTATCCAGTATTGAGTACTCAACTGATCTTGCTCTCTTAGGTGTAGAGAATAGAAAGTTTGACTTAATACTATCAAATATCCCGGCTAAGGCTGGAGAGAAGGTATTAATTAACTTTCTATCAAGGTCTGGATCATTTTTAAATGAAAATGGAAAGTGCTGTGTAGTTATAGTTGCAAGCCTTGCAAATTTTGCAGAGTCAACATTAAAAAATGCTGGTTGTGAAATTCTATTTAAAGAGTATAACAAGCAGTATACAGTTCTACACTACAGAGGATACTCTAATGAGTATTCCGAAGATTTTTCAAGTTATATAAGAAATACCGAAACCTTTGATTTTGACGATCATCAATATAAGATGGATACAGTTTATAATGTTCCAGATTTTGACAGTCTAAGTTTTCAAACTACCCTAAGTATGGCCATGTTATCTAGCTACAGAATTAAGGGTAAAGCTCTATTTGTTAACCCAGGACAGGGACATATTCCTGTCTACTTATCAATAAAACATGGAAATGATATTGGAAAAATAGTTGTTGCAGGTAGAGATGTTCTTAAAAACAAAATAACAACCCATAACCTGGAAAAAAACAGAAATAAAATTGATACAGAGAGTATCAATATTCCATATATAGACTCACTTTTAGAGATAGAAGAAGAGTCTTCATTTGACTTTTTAGGTGTAGAGATTGAGCCAGTACCAGGAGCAAATTGGTACTCAATGATAAAAGAGACAGCTAAGAGTGTATTAAAAAGTGGAGGACTGCTCTTTATAACAGGGAAAAGTTCACCAATGCACCAACTACTTAAAGAGACAAAGGGCTTCTCCCCTGTTGAGGATAAGAAGTTTAGAGGGTTTAGAGCAGTACTTTTAAAAAAGAACTAA